In a genomic window of Pangasianodon hypophthalmus isolate fPanHyp1 chromosome 19, fPanHyp1.pri, whole genome shotgun sequence:
- the LOC117599730 gene encoding cytochrome P450 2J2-like, protein MELFLFFTSLFQCFTFSPCPGEELSLEGQMGFTYSPRPYRILAQFKRTQSTQTFAYRSRHTTAMFLYNLVEYLDFKSWLIGFFLFLLLLDIIRNKNPSNFPPGPRPLPFVGNIFTELNFKTIDKLAEKYGDVFSLRWGSEKTVFISGHKMVKEALVTQLDSFADRPVVPLFHKIFKGLGVALSNGYLWKNQRKFIVTHLRHFGEGRKALELSIQQESIFLCEAFKAEKGPFDPQFFLNNAVSNIISALVFGHRFEYHDENFLNILRLDAEAILLGGSTQAQLYNAFPRLFDYLPGPHRKIFANYAKILAFLEEEIRKHKENWDPSNPRDYIDSFLLEMEKKKSDPNAGFNVETLLIAMLDLFEAGTESTATTMRWGFLFMMKYPEIQKKVQAEIDKVIGQSRQASMADKPNMPYTEAVIHEIQRVGNIVPLGFPKMACKDTVLGGFFIPKGTAVTTNLSSVLNDKNEWETPDTFNPGHFLDDQGQFLKKDAFLPFSAGRRVCLGEQLARMELFLFFTSLFQCFTFSPCPGEELSLEGQMGFTYSPRPYRMCVTPR, encoded by the exons ATGGAGCTCTTCCTGTTCTTCACCTCTCTGTTCCAGTGCTTTACATTCTCCCCTTGTCCTGGAGAAGAGCTGAGCTTGGAGGGCCAGATGGGCTTCACGTATTCACCCAGACCCTACCGCAT TTTGGCACAGTTCAAGAGGACACAAAGTACACAAACCTTCGCATACAGGAGCAgacataccacagcaatgttttTATACAATTTAGTGGAATACCTTGATTTTAAGAGCTGGCTTATAggattttttcttttcctgctaCTTCTTGATATCATCAGGAATAAAAATCCATCCAATTTTCCTCCAGGACCACGGCCCCTACCTTTTGTGGGAAACATTTTCACTGAGCTTAACTTCAAAACAATAGACAAG CTTGCTGAGAAGTACGGAGATGTTTTCAGCCTGCGCTGGGGCAGTGAGAAAACTGTGTTTATCTCTGGACATAAAATGGTGAAGGAGGCTCTCGTTACTCAGCTGGACAGCTTTGCAGACCGTCCTGTTGTCCCTCTCTTTCACAAAATCTTTAAGGGACTAG GTGTAGCTCTCAGTAATGGGTACCTGTGGAAAAACCAGAGGAAGTTTATCGTCACACACCTACGCCACTTTGGTGAAGGGAGGAAGGCCTTAGAGCTGAGTATCCAGCAGGAGAGCATCTTTCTGTGTGAAGCTTTCAAAGCAGAAAAGG GTCCTTTTGATCCTCAGTTTTTCCTGAACAACGCAGTCTCAAACATCATCTCTGCACTAGTTTTCGGCCATCGCTTTGAATACCACGATGAGAATTTCCTGAACATCTTGCGTTTGGATGCTGAAGCTATCCTTCTGGGAGGTTCTACCCAAGCTCAG TTGTATAATGCCTTCCCTCGCCTCTTTGATTACCTTCCTGGCCCTCATCGGAAGATTTTTGCCAACTACGCAAAAATATTAGCGTTCTtagaagaagaaataagaaaacacaagGAGAACTGGGATCCCTCAAATCCTCGGGACTACATCGACAGTTTCCTTCTAGAAATGGAGAAG AAAAAGAGTGATCCTAATGCTGGATTTAACGTCGAGACATTACTGATCGCAATGCTGGACTTGTTTGAAGCAGGGACAGAAAGCACAGCCACTACAATGCGCTGGGGTTTTCTCTTCATGATGAAGTACCCTGAGATACAGA AAAAGGTGCAGGCAGAGATAGACAAAGTGATTGGACAGTCACGCCAGGCCAGCATGGCCGACAAACCCAACATGCCCTACACTGAAGCTGTTATTCATGAGATTCAAAGGGTGGGCAACATTGTGCCTCTGGGTTTCCCCAAGATGGCCTGTAAAGATACTGTCCTGGGTGGATTCTTCATACCAAAG GGTACAGCTGTGACTACAAATCTGTCATCTGTGCTTAATGACAAGAACGAGTGGGAAACACCAGACACGTTTAACCCAGGACACTTTCTGGATGATCAAGGCCAGTTCCTGAAGAAAGATGCTTTCCTGCCCTTTTCAGCAG GTAGGAGAGTATGTCTGGGGGAGCAGCTGGCTCGTATGGAGCTCTTCCTGTTCTTCACCTCTCTGTTCCAGTGCTTTACATTCTCCCCTTGTCCTGGAGAAGAGCTGAGCTTGGAGGGCCAGATGGGCTTCACGTATTCACCCAGACCCTACCGCATGTGTGTGACACCACGCTAA